Within Candidatus Hydrogenedentota bacterium, the genomic segment GCGCTGGCGAACCGGTCGGAGCATTCGGCGGAGGACCTGGTCGCGACGGTCACGGAGGCGGTGGCGCGTTCAATCCTCGCGGCCTACGATCGCTTTATCAAGCCGGAGAACCCCGCCGAGCACATCATCGTGGGCGGAGGCGGGGCGCACAACAAGGCGTTGATGAAGCGGCTGAAGGCGGGCTTCAATGGGGCTCAGGTGTTTACGAGCGACCAGTACGGGATCCCGATCGCGGCGCGCGAGGCCATCGCGTTCGCCATCCTGGGCAACGAGTGCGTCATGGGCACCCCCGCCAACGTGCCGCACGCGACGGGCGCGGAGAAGCGGGTCATCCTCGGCAATATAACGCCGGCCTGAGCGCCGGCGGCTTGGTCCGAACCGGCGCGGCGTGTGCGAGCGCGGCGCCGGTCCAACGGGAGGACAGGGGTTTGAACATCGTGTTGAGGTCTTTAACGGTCCTTTTGGCCGTGGTGTTGATCGCGGGCTGCCCGCCGGCCAACTTGCGGCCGATCGCCGACGCGGGCCCGGACCAGACGGTGGAGCAGGGCTCCACGGTAATCCTGGACGGATCGGGCTCTTCCGACCCCGAGGGCGGCGCGCTTTCGTATCAGTGGCAGTTTGTCGCGCGTCCCGGCGGGAGTATGGCCACGCTTTCGGGGGTTGGATCGGTCTCGCCGAGCTTTGTGGCGGACCGCCCGGGGACCTTTACCTTGCGGTTGACGGTCTATGACAGCGGGGGCGCGAGCGCGTCCGACACGGTAAGCATCACGGTGACCGGGATGCTTGCGACCGTACCCAATCTGCCTGGGCAGACGGTTGCGGAGGCCGAGGCCTCGCTGGCTGGCGCGGGCCTGACGCGCGGCGCCATCACCGAGGAATTCAGCAATACTGTGCCAATCGGCCAGATTATTCGCACGTCGCCGGCTCCGGGCGCGGAGGTGGATCCGGGGAGCAGCGTGAATATCGTGGTGTCGCTCGGCCCCGAACCGGATGATGATGTGGACGTTCCCGACCTGGCCGGCCTGACGCGGGCGGAGGCGGAATCCGCGCTTGCGGACGCGGGCCTGATCCTGGGAGAGGTGGGCTTCAGCGCCCCGGGTGACGCCACGCCCGGCACGGTGATCGGGCAGGACCCCGCGGCGGGCGAACGCGCGGACGAAGGCAGCGCGGTTTCCATCATAATCGCGCTGGAACCCATCGATATCCAGCGCGAGCACACCATCAACCTGCTGGAGAGCACCGGGGATCCGGCGGGCGCGAATATGGCGCGGCCCGACGATGCGCGGGCGGATTCCACCACGGGAGAAATCTTCATTACCGCGCGCCTGACGCCCCATATCGCCGTATACGACACGGCGACGGAGTCCATCGCGCGCACGATGGACAGTGGCTTTGCGCATCCCGGCGAGAAGCGCCTGTTTCTCGCGCCCGGCGACGCGGCAATCTATGTATACGACGTTGGTAGCGGCGTGCTGGCGCGCATGGACCGCGCGACCGGCGCGGTGACCGCGAGCGCGGCGCTGGACGGTCCCCTGGCCGACGCGGTGGTCGATCCCGGCGCGAACCGGGTATACGCGATCCTGCGGACCAGTCCGGGCCTTCGCGCCCTGCATGCCGCGACCCTGGTGGAAGCATCCACGTCCACCGCGATCGACGGGGCCACGGGCGACGCGGCGCTGGACCCGGCGGGCAAGCTGCTCGTGCTGAATACGGAGACGGAGTCCTCGGACGGCGAGCTGCGCACCTATGATCCCGCGTCGGACACGGTCGAGACCACGGTTACGTTCGACATGCCCGGGTCCGGGGCGCTCACGGCGCGCCAGCTCGAACTCGACCCGTCCGGGACGCGCTTCTTCGTTCGGACGGACACCGCGCTCGGAATCTTCAACATGAACGGGTCCAACGGCCGCGTGTTGCCGCTGGCGTCGCAATACCGCAGCGCGGATATGGCCTACGATCCGGCCTCCGGGCGCCTGATTGCGGCGGTCCTGGAGCTGCCCGCGCTGAACGCCGCGGCCCGGCGCGGCGTGGCGCTGCTCACGTTTAATCCCAACCTCGGCCAGAGCACGGCGCCGCAGGAGAGCTTCACGCTCGGCGAGCAACACGGCGCGCTGGCGGTGGACACCGGATCGAATTTCGTGCTGGCGACGGACCCCGGCACGGGCACGGTGTGGACGCTGCAAACGAGCCCCTTCCCCCCCACGCCGTCGGTCTTCGAGATCGGATCGGGCATCGGACCGATCGTGGCGGCGGGCGGGCGCGTATTCGGCGGCGATCGCTTCGCGAACAGCCGGCTTTTCTGGTGGATTCCGGAGAGCGCCACGGTGGATCAATTCGACGCGGGCCTGTGGCCGGCTCCGATTCATCTTGAGGCGGCTGGCAATACGCTCACCGTACTCAACGCGTGGGACAGCACGGTTTCCCGCTTCGATGTGTCGGGATCGCCGGTCCTGGACGCGACCATCGCGACCGGTTTTTCCGTGGCCGCATCGGAGCGCCTGCCCTCGCTTGCGGTGGAGCCATCCGGCGGACGGATCGCGGTCGCGTATCCGGAGTTTGCCGAAGTGGCGATTCTGGACGCGGCGACTGGCGGCCGGTTGCGCACACTGGCGGTTCCGAGTTTTGGTTCCGGCGCGCAACCGGAGGGATCCGGGCAGTTGCAGATCGCATTCGTCCAGGACGCCGGGAGTCTGTTTTTCGTGTTTGATCGCCTCTCCCGGGTGCTGCGCCGCTTCGACGCCGGCGACAGTTTCACGCCCTTGAGCACGGCCAATCTGGGCGGGCTGCTTACCGGCATGGCGGACGCGCCCGAGCACGGCTGGCTCTTCCACGATCCCGATCATGGCGTGTTCTTCGTGGGGCCGCTTGAGGTCAGCCTCACCAGCGGGACCGCGACCGGGGCCAGCCTGCCGGCCACGCAGACGGTTATCGCGGCGGACACCGCGCTCGACGTCTACTGGACCGTGACGCAGACCGCTATCAGCGGTGGCCTTGAGGTTACCCTGAATACGGTAAACCGGCGCGATTACTCGGTCGGAGACGTTTCGTTCACCCTGCCGGGTCCCCTTCCGGTTCCGCCGGAATTCGCGTTTGACACCGCCAACCGCCGCTTTTACGTGGCGTATCCGCATACGTCGGAACTGGAAGCCTATCGCTATTGACGGACGCGCCGCGTAGAGCCCTTCCCGGGCGGGACCCCGACGCCGGTCGCGCGATCCTGACGGCGAGCGCCGCGGTGATCGGGGCCGCGCTGCTGCTGGGGCTTTGTTACCCACTGATCGGGGGGCGGATCTACCAGGGAAGCGACCTTGGCGCCTACCACTTTCCGGTTCGGAGCTTCTACAGCCAGTGCCTGAAGAACGGCCAGAGCTTTCTCTGGCAGCCGAATCTGTTTTGTGGCTATTACCTGCACGGCGAAGGCCAGGCGGGCATGCTGCACCCGTTCCACCTGCTGATCTATCGCTTCCTGCCGCTGGACGTGGCCTTCAACCTGGAGTTTGTCTCGGGTTACCTCATGCTGTACGCCGGGATGGCGGCGCTGCTTCGCCGCTGGGGCCTGCCGTGGTTCGCGGCGCTGTTCGGGGCCAATGTCTTCACGTTTTCCGGCTTTACGCTCTTCCATTTCATCCACCTTCAGGCGATTGCAATCATCGCGCACCTGCCGTGGATGCTGCTGGCGCTTGATGCGTACATGGGGGCCCGCGAGCGGCGCGCCGCGCGGTGGGCGTGGCTTGCCCTGGCGTTCCTGGGGGCGTCGCAGCTCCTGCTCGGCTACCCGCAATACGTACTGTTTACCGTGATCGCGCTGATCGCGGGCGCCGCGCGTTTCGTGGGGCATCCGGGCGCTTTCGCACGCCTGTTCGCCGTGGGTGCGGCGCTGTTTACGGGGCTGCTGCTTGCGGGGGCGCAGGTGCTACCCACGCTGGATGTGCTGCAGGGTGCGCAGCGATCCAGCAACCCGGAATTCTGGCGCGAGGGATCGCTGCACCCGCTGAACCTGCTGCAATGGGCCGGCCCGTGGTTCTTCGCGAACGGCGTCGCCCACGGGGATCCCGTGCACGAATACGCCCTGTATACGGGGATGATCCCCGTGGTCCTGGCGCTGTCGCTGCTGGTGCGCGCGCCGCGCGAACGCCAGCGGGCCATGAGCGCGCTCACCTGCGCCCTGCTCGGGGGGATCGCGCTTATCCTGGCGCTCGGGGGCTATGGCGGGCTCTACGGCCTGCTCGCACAACTGCCGATCCTGGGATCATTCCGGTGCGCCGCGCGTCACATCGTGCTCGTTCAGTTTGCGCTGGCTGCCCTCGCTGCGATCGCTCTGGCGGAATGCCACACGCGCGGGGCGGTGGGTGGAAGCCGGTTGGCAAGACTGGCCGCCGTGCTGGCGCTGATCGCGTTGGTTGCCGCGCTCGCGGTTCGCCTGTATGGCGGCCCGGCGCGGGACGATATCACGGACCAGTGGTTGCGTATCCTGCTGGGTCCCGCGTTGTTGATCGGCGCGGCGGCCCTGGTGTCCTTCGCGCCCCGCTGGCGGACTGCCGGCCTGGGCGTGTTGATGGCGCTGGCGGCGACCGATATCGGTCTACACGCGTTACCCCGGGTCTGGGATCATAAACCCCAATCCAGCCGCTACGAGGCGCTGCGGGACGCGCTGCGCGACGAACTGCCCCGCGATCCGGCGTTCACGCCTGGTTCTGGTGTTTACCGGGCCCACGGGAACTGGCGGGTTGCGCGGCTGGCCCCGCTGGGTCTGCCCAACTACCTCGGCTACGTGGGGCTGCCTCCGGCGTGGACCCTGGATCCGGGCGCGCCGGTCACCCGACGCGTGGCCGGAGTGCGCTGGGAAAAACAGCCGGTGAACGCCCCGGACTGGACCGTGAACGAGGATGCGCTACCGCTGGCGCGCCTGGTCACACAGACGGTGGTGAGCACGACGCCCCGGGAAACGATTGGGCGTATTGACGTCGCCACCACCGCGCTTGTCGAGCGGCCGCTGGCGCTTCCGGGCGGGTCTCCGGGCGCGCTTCGGTGGGTCGAACATACGCCGGGCCATGCGCGTTTCGAAACGGAAGCCAGCGCGCCCCAGTTGCTTGTGTTCGCACAACGCCACCATGCCGGCTGGCGCGCAACCGTGAACGGCGCGCCCGCCGAGGTGCTCCGGGTTTACGGGGATTTCATGGGCTGCCTCGCGCCCGCCGGTGCGGCGGAAATCGTCTTTCGCTTCGCTCCGGCCAGTCTCCGGTACGGCCTTCTCATGAGCGCGTCGGGCCTGCTGTTCGCGCTGGCGGGCGCCGGGCTGGCCGGGCGCGCCGCGGGTGGCCGGCCTTCGGAGGGCGGTGATTGAGCGTGCAACGCGCCCGCCGCGTGCACTACAATGCCGTTTTCCCAACCGGCCACCCGGCCCCGCATTCAAGAAGGTCCACCATGCGAAGTATCCTGGCGCTGTCCCTGTGTTTTTGTGTTCTTACGGCCCCGGCCGCCGTCATTGACGATGAGATTGAAATTCAGGGGCACCTGATCCGGCTCGGCATGGCGCCGGAAGACGGCGGCGCGCTGCACACCTTCGGCCTGCTCGCGGCCCCGCCCAATTTCGCGGGGAGCGGCGGCCTGTTGCAGGAAGGATTCGGGGTGGGCAATTTTTACGTGCCCAACCGCCGCCTGAATGAGCGTATGGAGGCGCTGGACTCCGCCGACGGGCGGCCCGTGCTCCAGTATTCCTACGACTGCGAGGGCCCGAACATCCAGGGCCTCCGGGCCGTTCGGAAACTGGAGCTCTTGCCCGATGAATCCTCCGTGCGCGTGACGTGGACGGTCACGAACAACGGCCAGGAGCGGCAGTGGGTGGCGCCGTGGGTGCGCAACGACGTTACGCCCGGCGGGACGGCGGAAGCCCGCGATCGGATCGACCTGCCCACGCGGGAAGGCATCATCCACCCCAAGTCCGCCGGCTATTATCCCGCTACACGCAATTGGGCGGCCATCACGGATCCCATCGAAGATCAGACGCTCTACCTGGTGTTTGACGCCAACCATACGCACTCTTATCTCGTGGAGCCCTACGCCCCGGACGAGGACGGCGCGTACCCCGACTTCATCCGGCTTCAGGCGGCCTTTGTGCCGTTCCTCCTCGAACCGGGCCAGGTATGGACGACGACGTACCGCCTGAACCTGGTTCGCGGGCTGAAGCATGTCGATTTCGCCACCGAGGAGTTCGCGGCGCAGATCGACTACCGCGACGGCGTCCTCACGATGCTTTTTTCCGCGGTGAAGCCGATGCGGGGGCTCCAGATCGACGCGCGGATCAAGGGGGCGGATGGCCAGATCTGGACCTTGCCGCGCAAAGAGTTCAGCCTGGAGCCCGACCGCCTGGCGCGGTGCACGTGGGATTGGAAGGCGCCGGCGCGCGGCGCGTACGAGATCCTCGCGCAACTGGAGCAGGGCGGTCGCCCGCTGAAGATCGGGACAGAGACCGGATCCCCGCACGGCGGCATCGACACCCGCTTTCTCGCCGGTGACGGCCCGCAGCCCGTATTTCGGGCCTGGACCGACGCGCCGCATCTGCTGGACCAGCGCCCGCGCACCCTGGAACGCCCGCTGATTGCGGCGGATCCGGTACTG encodes:
- a CDS encoding PASTA domain-containing protein — encoded protein: MNIVLRSLTVLLAVVLIAGCPPANLRPIADAGPDQTVEQGSTVILDGSGSSDPEGGALSYQWQFVARPGGSMATLSGVGSVSPSFVADRPGTFTLRLTVYDSGGASASDTVSITVTGMLATVPNLPGQTVAEAEASLAGAGLTRGAITEEFSNTVPIGQIIRTSPAPGAEVDPGSSVNIVVSLGPEPDDDVDVPDLAGLTRAEAESALADAGLILGEVGFSAPGDATPGTVIGQDPAAGERADEGSAVSIIIALEPIDIQREHTINLLESTGDPAGANMARPDDARADSTTGEIFITARLTPHIAVYDTATESIARTMDSGFAHPGEKRLFLAPGDAAIYVYDVGSGVLARMDRATGAVTASAALDGPLADAVVDPGANRVYAILRTSPGLRALHAATLVEASTSTAIDGATGDAALDPAGKLLVLNTETESSDGELRTYDPASDTVETTVTFDMPGSGALTARQLELDPSGTRFFVRTDTALGIFNMNGSNGRVLPLASQYRSADMAYDPASGRLIAAVLELPALNAAARRGVALLTFNPNLGQSTAPQESFTLGEQHGALAVDTGSNFVLATDPGTGTVWTLQTSPFPPTPSVFEIGSGIGPIVAAGGRVFGGDRFANSRLFWWIPESATVDQFDAGLWPAPIHLEAAGNTLTVLNAWDSTVSRFDVSGSPVLDATIATGFSVAASERLPSLAVEPSGGRIAVAYPEFAEVAILDAATGGRLRTLAVPSFGSGAQPEGSGQLQIAFVQDAGSLFFVFDRLSRVLRRFDAGDSFTPLSTANLGGLLTGMADAPEHGWLFHDPDHGVFFVGPLEVSLTSGTATGASLPATQTVIAADTALDVYWTVTQTAISGGLEVTLNTVNRRDYSVGDVSFTLPGPLPVPPEFAFDTANRRFYVAYPHTSELEAYRY